One Onthophagus taurus isolate NC chromosome 11, IU_Otau_3.0, whole genome shotgun sequence genomic window carries:
- the LOC111413735 gene encoding zinc finger BED domain-containing protein 4-like, translating to MIALEDLPFNFVEGVGFRRLINTILPRYKLRGRQFFTSLVCDDLYNSVANKIKVLLKDLEKISFTTDAWSDTSSGTSLVSLTAHGVNEDFERVRIILKCEIMEGRHTGQVISTKIESILEEWVAQDELKAIQEISMKQFPLSTIQDCPTRWNSTFYMLERFVKIKDSLLLYLSTKQFVSFSPDDLSTVDLLLKLLAPFEELTKELSNSKNSISMVIPLTHVILTTLKAAKDNQNTPEKVKALFVKVIREISERFGDLNKNLLCSVST from the exons ATGATTGCTTTGGAAGACTTGCCATTCAACTTCGTTGAAGGTGTTGGTTTTCGGCGATTGATCAATACAATACTTCCACGATATAAATTGAGGGGCCGTCAGTTTTTTACGTCGCTTGTATGTGACGATTTATATAACAGCGTggcaaacaaaattaaagtattattaaaagATCTTGAGAAAATATCCTTTACAACTGATGCTTGGTCTGATACAAGTTCTGGGACTTCATTAGTTAGTTTGACTGCTCATGGTGTAAACGAAGATTTTGAAAGAGtaagaattattttgaaatgtgaaataatggaAGGACGTCACACGGGTCAAGTTATTTCGACAAAAATTGAATCCATCCTTGAAGAATGGG TAGCACAAGATGAACTAAAAGCTATACAGGAAATAAGTATGAAGCAATTTCCATTGTCAACAATTCAAGATTGTCCCACTAG gtGGAACAGCACATTTTACATGTTGGAgcgttttgttaaaataaaggaTTCTTTACTTTTATACTTATCTACAAAACAATTTGTATCATTTTCTCCAGATGATTTGTCAACTGTTGACCTGTTGTTAAAATTGTTGGCACCTTTCGAAGAACTTACTAAAGAATTGAGTAACTCGAAGAACAGCATTTCTATGGTTATACCACTTACGCACGTTATCCTGACAACATTAAAAGCTGCGAAAGATAACCAGAATACGCCAGAAAAAGTCAAAGCACTTTTCGTTAAAGTTATACGAGAAATAAGTGAAAGATTTggcgatttaaataaaaatttgctaTGTTCGGTTTCTACGTAG
- the LOC111413734 gene encoding RNA-binding protein Rsf1-like has product MSDREDKGATRVYVGGLSDGVKKEDLELEFEKFGKLNNVWVAFNPPGFAFIEFLNHDDAENACDNLNGTDFLGSKLRVEIARGKSRRGGGGFRGSRGGRGGGGGFRSYDRSGGFRGGRGGGGGRGGSRGRYHDFGERRDDRYRREYSRPGGGDGGGGYRRGSRDGYRGRGGGGGGGRYESNGRFRSRSPTRR; this is encoded by the coding sequence ATGTCGGACAGGGAGGATAAGGGGGCCACGAGGGTTTACGTCGGTGGTCTCAGCGACGGCGTTAAAAAAGAAGACCTGGAATTGGAATTTGAGAAGTTCGGCAAGTTGAATAACGTTTGGGTGGCTTTCAACCCTCCAGGATTCGCATTCATCGAATTCTTGAATCACGACGACGCCGAAAATGCCTGCGACAATTTAAATGGGACCGATTTTCTTGGTTCTAAGCTCCGAGTCGAAATCGCCCGAGGGAAAAGTCGAAGAGGAGGCGGAGGCTTCCGGGGTTCCAGAGGAGGTCGAGGAGGCGGCGGCGGATTCCGGAGCTACGATAGATCGGGGGGTTTTAGGGGCGGACGCGGAGGAGGTGGCGGCCGTGGAGGTTCCAGGGGCCGATATCACGACTTCGGGGAAAGAAGAGATGACCGCTACCGCAGGGAGTACAGCAGACCAGGTGGTGGCGATGGCGGCGGCGGCTACAGAAGGGGTTCCAGAGATGGGTATAGAGGCCGTGGTGGCGGTGGCGGTGGAGGAAGATACGAATCCAATGGAAGGTTTCGGTCGAGGTCCCCAACTCGACGTTAA